One window from the genome of Eucalyptus grandis isolate ANBG69807.140 chromosome 7, ASM1654582v1, whole genome shotgun sequence encodes:
- the LOC104415942 gene encoding LOW QUALITY PROTEIN: 60S ribosomal protein L23 (The sequence of the model RefSeq protein was modified relative to this genomic sequence to represent the inferred CDS: deleted 2 bases in 1 codon), with product MSKRGRGGSAGNKFRMSLGLPVAATVNCADNTGAKNLYIISKGNQGPSNRLPSACVGDMMMATVEKGKPDLRKKVMPAVIVRQRKPWRRKDGIYMYFEGRDHYCRAPGDETSDELLPIEKLDLEIPMKDRSGGGGAVGEGATEAEGPSAGLQE from the exons ATGTCGAAGCGAG GACGCGGAGGTAGTGCGGGTAACAAGTTCAGGATGTCGCTGGGTCTGCCGGTGGCGGCCACAGTTAACTGTGCGGACAACACGGGGGCCAAGAATCTCTACATTATCTCG AAAGGGAATCAGGGTCCCTCGAACAGGTTGCCCTCTGCCTGTGTTGGAGACATGATGATGGCCACCGTCGAGAAGGGGAAGCCCGACCTCAGGAAGAAGGTCATGCCTGCAGTCATCGTCAGGCAGCGCAAGCCGTGGCGCAGAAAGGACGGCATCTACATGTACTTTGAAGGTCGGGATCACTATT GTCGGGCTCCCGGAGACGAGACCTCGGATGAGCTCCTCCCCATTGAAAAGCTCGATCTAGAGATCCCCATGAAGGACAGAAGCGGAGGAGGCGGGGCCGTGGGAGAAGGAGCCACCGAGGCCGAGGGGCCATCCGCCGGGCTCCAAGAATAA